aacaaaaagaACTggtcaagaagaaaaagaaacggaTTAGCTTACCATCATCTTCTCAACGGTTGCACGAGTTTCAGGGTCTAGATCACCCAATTTGCTGCTCTCTGGTTCAACTTTCTGAGTGTCAATCTCAGGTTCACCTTTGACACAATACTTCCACCACTCCATCTGGTCTTGCTTTGTCAAGAGCACCGCTATCATCTTTTGATCCTCGATGTTCCAGAAGCAGTCATCAGGCTTGACAGGATGGAAGAATTCTCCATCAATGATTGGTTCTTGCCCTTTGAGACCAATTTTGATACGGTTCTTCTTGATTTCACAGGTCACAGACCGTGACTTAGTGCCTGCTGGCACCGGAACGTTAATCGTGACCTCTTGGAGATTCTGTGCCCATGAGTATTTCTCAAAATCAAGCCCATTGCCTTTGTTAGGAACTGCACCAAAACCAAAACGGGGCACATATGAAGTTAGTTTTGCAATAACAGAGACTAAAGttgtaaaaatctaaactttatcCAAGATCATAGTCTCTACAAGATCAATCAACGAATCAGGTTGTAAAGTTGAAACTAAGTGACAAGTCAAAACTAATTCATTCAACTATCCTAattcaaccaaacaaaaaaaaaaaacagaaccaaaggTTAATCCAAGGCAGCTGAGGAAACAATACTTAATTCCaatcataaccctaaaccaAACTTATCACATTCAAGAAAGCAGAACTCGAAGGACTTACCAATGGTAGCCGATTCTTTTTTCTCCTCCTTCGGTTTCTCAACCTCCATTGGCTCCGAAAGAGCCAAGCTTTCCTTCTTGGGCTTCTCGACCTCCATGGGTTCCGTTGGCTTCAAGCTCTCCTTCTTTGGCTTCTCAACCTCCATGGGCTTCACAGTCACCttctccagcttcttcttc
The sequence above is a segment of the Camelina sativa cultivar DH55 chromosome 10, Cs, whole genome shotgun sequence genome. Coding sequences within it:
- the LOC104717435 gene encoding protein BOBBER 2-like gives rise to the protein MAIISEMEEARLSMVPFSASFDPSNPLGFLEKALDFIGKESNFLKKDTAEKEISAAVRAAKDRLRETEKKKLEKVTVKPMEVEKPKKESLKPTEPMEVEKPKKESLALSEPMEVEKPKEEKKESATIVPNKGNGLDFEKYSWAQNLQEVTINVPVPAGTKSRSVTCEIKKNRIKIGLKGQEPIIDGEFFHPVKPDDCFWNIEDQKMIAVLLTKQDQMEWWKYCVKGEPEIDTQKVEPESSKLGDLDPETRATVEKMMFDQRQKQMGLPTSDEMEKQDMLKKFMAQNPGMDFSNAKFN